Proteins encoded within one genomic window of Camelina sativa cultivar DH55 chromosome 19, Cs, whole genome shotgun sequence:
- the LOC104763845 gene encoding uncharacterized protein At5g19025-like, whose product MVYFHSSISVCNSVDQSPTTTLIMSNSLHSSSKLPRTTRRSHTSSPTCSKFPVCDGSQSAAIDVVILIAVITACGFLFFPYVKLITLKSIEFFSDLSVLVKEEILQNPIVYGSLALSIFCAALSTWLVILLCTMQRCGKPNCKGLRKAVEFDIQLETEECVKSSSNNNSSAAKRGMFQLPRVHHRELEAELKKMAPPNGRAVLVFRARCGCSVRRLVVSGPKKQQRKIKK is encoded by the coding sequence ATGGTATATTTCCATAGCTCAATCTCGGTCTGCAATTCCGTCGACCaatctccaacaacaacattgaTCATGTCCAACTCTCTTCACTCCTCCTCTAAGCTGCCAAGAACCACTCGCAGATCCCACACTTCTTCACCGACCTGTTCCAAGTTCCCTGTCTGCGACGGATCTCAGTCCGCTGCGATCGATGTCGTGATCCTTATCGCCGTGATCACCGCCTGCGGGTTCCTCTTCTTCCCTTACGTCAAGCTCATCACCCTCAAGTCTATTGAGTTCTTTTCAGATCTCTCTGTTTTAGTCAAAGAAGAGATTTTGCAGAACCCTATTGTGTATGGATCATTAGCTTTGAGCATCTTCTGTGCTGCACTCTCCACTTGGCTTGTTATACTCTTGTGTACTATGCAGCGTTGCGGCAAACCCAATTGTAAAGGGCTTAGGAAAGCTGTTGAGTTTGATATTCAGCTTGAGACTGAGGAATGCGTCAAGAGctccagcaacaacaacagcagtgCCGCCAAGAGGGGGATGTTTCAGCTGCCTCGTGTCCATCACCGTGAATTGGAAGCCGAGCTCAAGAAGATGGCACCGCCTAATGGGAGAGCTGTCCTGGTTTTCAGAGCCAGGTGTGGTTGTTCTGTAAGGAGATTAGTGGTTTCTGGACCAAAGAAGCAGCAAAggaagatcaagaaatga